The DNA sequence CGGTCGCGCAGCCCAACTTCCTCAAATCTTTCTTTTTCACTTCCTGGCTTGTTCTACGCCTGCCTCATACTAACAAACGGCTACAGCGACTCACCTTCGTTTCCGACACTGCCTTTAATCATGGCTGACTGGGGTCAAACCGATCAGGGGGGGTCGTCCCAGTGGAACACTGGAGGCCAGGACGAGTGGGACACTGGAAAGCAGGACACGTGAGTTTCTTCTCGTGGGGACGAAAGATGGCTCTTTCGCCTCTTCTAACCCTCGTAGCAACAACTTTGGCAATGACGGCGGTTTCGACAATGGTGGCTTTGCCAATGGCGATGGATTCGACAATGGTGGCTTTGAAAACGGCGACGGTGCCGAGAATGGTCATGCCAACGACAATGACAAGTGTTTCGGCTGCGGTGAAACTGGGTATGACATTTCAAGAACCAAGTCTCTTGTTTCTCACATACTGACACTTCCAGTCACCGTCGTGCTGAGTGCCCCAACCCTCAGGAGATGGCCTGCCGCTACTGCAAGCAGCCTGGTCACATGGTGAAGGATTGCCCTGACAAGCCTCCCATGGTCTGCGAGAACTGTGGTGAAGAAGGTTTGTTTCACAATGCTCCAGGGCGTGGGCTTCGCTCACATCTTCGCAGGCCACATGCGCAAGAACTGCGAGAACGCTCGCAAGATCAACCGCGACCACATTGCTGATGTCTCTCTCGAGGAGGCCTtgaacaagatcaagcaggcCGTTGCTGAAAGAGACGTTGACGACGCCAAGGAGGGCGTCCAGGAGTACATCAAGGCGACCAACGGAGAGGCCACTTACCGTGATGTCCAGACCGCTCTCATTGAGAAAGACATCGGTCTCTGGCTGATTGCTTCCGAGAAGCCCCTTCTTCAGGTCTTCGCCAACATGGACCTCCAGGGAAACATAGGCAAGAAGTACACGGTCTCGTACCGCTTCACTGAGAAGGCGGACCGTCCTCGTGAGGTTGAGGGTTGGCCCAAGGACCGGGACGAACTCCTTTCTCGCCTTGACGACGCTGGAGAGGTCGTCGACAAGGGTATACCCCTGTGCAGCAACTGCAAGGAGCTTGGTCATATCTCCAAGTACTGTACCCAGGAGAAGGCGGAACGCACCGATGCTCCCAAGATTTCCTGCTACAACTGCGGCGGGGAGGGCCATCGTGTTCGTGACTGTGAGTATTGGAATCTAGTCAACTGTCGTTTTGCTGACATCTTCGGCAGGCCCTGAGCCTCGCGTTGACAAGTTTGCGTGCAAGAACTGCGGGTTAGTTGCAGGTCCGGACGTTCAACCTACTTCAATGACTGACATACATTTAGCCAATCTGGTCACAAGGCTTCTGATTGTGAGGAGCCCCCTAACCCGGCCAATGTCGAGTGCCGCAAGTGCAATGAAGGTGCGTAAACCAGCTACCTACACTCTTTTCAACATGAACTAACCCTTGTAGTCGGTCACTTCGCCAAGGATTGTCCCCAGGGTGGTGGTCGCGCGTGCCGCAACTGTGGTGAGGAGGGCCATATGGCCAAGGAGTGCGACAAGCCTCGTGACATGTCCAGCGTCACTTGCCGCAACTGCGACAAGCCGGGCCACTACAGCAGAGAGTGTCCCGAGCCCAAGGACTGCGAGTGCTTTGATAGGACAGCTTCTACCAGCGGTGCTAACTGAGTTCTAGGGAGCAAGGTCCAGTGCTCAAACTGCCAGCAGATGGGCCACACAAAGGTCCGTTGCAAGGAACCTCCCGctgacgagatggatggaggcaACTTCGGTGATGCCGACAACGACGCTGGTTGGGCTAGCGCTGGCGGCCAGACAAGCGGTGATCACAAGATCGCCGATGATGGCTGGACAGTTGCTCCAGCTGCCTCGACTGCCGATGCTTCGGTTTGGTGAATCAACCATTCAAGAACAAGAGTTCGGCCGATGTCCAATCTCACGCGTTTTGGGAGTTGCACTCTACACCTAAAGGGCACCTGGGGATGTGTATGTAATGGGACAATTTCGTCCAACATTGACGATGGGAGACAAAAAGTAGGTGGCCAGAATAGTAACTGAGTGCAATCAAATCTCAATTCAATCAGGACTGGTAGTTGTCGTGACAGGGCTATAGATTGTAGTCTAGTGCAGAGTGAACTAACGTAGTGAAGAGTAACACGCCATTGGTCCTTGGCGGCCATGAACAAGATCGTCCCGACGACCCGCACCCCGCATCATCAACCGAGGGTCCGAGGCTCGATGTGATTGAGAGCTGGATCATGAGTCTAGACCATCTCATTTTGGGTCTGGGCGTCTAGGTCGACGCTGTTGAAACACCAAGATCTGTGTTTGACTGGTATTGACAAGGTGGCATCAATCACAATGGCCAACCCTCGTGTCATTGTCTACCACTACTCGTACTCACCATATGCCAGACGGCTGATATGGTATTTGGCCCTACGTGGCATACCGTACAGCCAATGTGTAAGTTGGAGTTTGAGCTTATACCACATACCTTGGCTAGGTACTCATTGGTACTGACAGGGAGATAGATTCAACCTCCTTTGATGCCCCGACCGGACGTCTCCCGTCTGGGCATCTCATACCGTCGTATCCCGATCCTCGCCGTCGGTCGCGATGTCTATCTCGACACGCGGCTACAGATGcgcaagctcgaggccatgTTTCCTGAGCTGCCTCGCCTCGGCGCCACGAGCCCTGACCAAGTCGCTGTTGAGCGCCTACTGTCGAGCTTCACCAACGACACGGGCATCCTAGCCACAGCTCTACAACTCCTCCCGCAAGACCTACCTCTCCTCAAGGACCCAGCGTACTACCGCGACAGGGGCGACTTTCTCGGCTCCGAGCTCAACGGCAGTGGCATGGATgcgaagaagccagaggcgCTCGTCGAGGTGGCCCGCGCCATCGGCTTCCTGGAGACGACTCTTCTCGCCGACGGGCGCGACTGGATCTTGGGGACCGAGAAGCCGAGCCTGGCTGACATTGAGGCCATCTGGCCGTTCCACTGGATAACAGGCCTCCCAGGCGCTCTACCTGAGGACAGCTTCTCCCCCTCAGTGTACCCGCGTGTATATGCCTGGATCCGACGGTTCCAAGCCGCCGTGtcggcggccaagaagcgagtGGGCGCCCCCGTGACTCTCTCTGGCGAGGAGGCAGCCAGCGAAATTCGGGCCGGGTCGTTCTGCGAGCCCGAGAAGGATGTTGAGGCTGGTGACGCGGTCGTTCTCGCGCAGGGCCTACGAAAGGGCGTGGCGGTGATGGTCTGGCCGACTGACACGGGGTCTTCGGGCCGTGACGAGGGGACGCTCACGGGTATTGACGCCGACGAGGTCGTGTACGAGACTCGAGGTGTTGAGGGCTTGGTGAGAGTTCATGCGCCGAGGTACCGGTTTAGGGTAGAGAGGGTCAAGGATGCCAGGTTGTGAGGAGGGCGTTTGCTAGCGGGGATGGAAAATTGTTGCCGTCTTGTTGGGTCGCGAACTTGAGTTCTTGGGATCGACATGGTTGTTAAGCCGCGGGCCTTTTTGTGATTCATATCCTAGCTTTTCGGGGTGAATTAGAGTACATGTTTTGTGTTGGCAGCGAATTCATGAATCATATATGTACGTGTTGTTCCGCTTTGTCGGCGACCGTGACTTTTCAACTTGGTTGGGAATCCCCTCACTTACAAGCAAACAAACACCCAACATACAGCCAAACTTGCTTATTGACTCATAGACACCTTTCCCAGACGTGTAGCTCCGAACACGGTAGTACTCCATGCTACCTCGCGCAGAAGTCTCGTCAACTGACACGATGCAGAGCATTCAGAGACATCTGGTCTTTTACTGCCATGGTCTAGGGTGGCCGTATTGCAAATGtgcaacaccaacaacccatCGCGACCAGCCCCACGGTCGCGGGCCTCGGCCGGATCTGCAACAGGTACCAAAGCCTCCcaggagagagaggggaaGATGGGCGCACTGATCCTGTTTGGCCGTTGAATGCTATTCATGGAAAAGCGATACGTCAGAAACACAGCAAGATTACTACATGGGGACGTGCAATACCACCAAGCACTTCAGACACACACAAGGCACCGCTCAATACTTGGCATCAGCCGGAAACAACTTGACCAAGTGTCCCATCCGAGACGGAGTCGCACATCGAATCTCGATCATGTGCCGTCGGGATCTCGATTATCCTCCAATATCCGATCCGACTGTGATACAGGCTCTCAGGACGGGCACGATTCCTTGGACACAAGCGCCGACGAGCCAGCTCCGTCTTCTGAATCCGGGCTCTTTTGCCCGGCCACCAGACGCACAGTAGACGTCCAGTCCAGTGTTCAATGTTGTAGGTGCCAACAACTTGTGTTGATATGCAGTTGAACGTGAAACGCCATCCGTAGCTCGGCCGAGTTCACATCACGTCATGGTCTCAATTAGAGTTCAGAGAGACTGGAGGCGGCTCTGCTCTAGGTTTAAAGGCGTATCAAATGGACACACGGCTTTCAAGCAATGCTCGACGACACTCGCACATACATACGCCTTATTCCCCTCGGCCGTGCCAGCTGCCATCGCCAAACGCGAGATTCGAGGTTTGATGAGACATGTCGCCATGATTTTTGGCGATAGAACCATGCGTCATAGCCCAAGGGAGGCGGGTCTTCTCTCACGTTCGTGTGGGGCATGGACAGGACAGAACCATGAGCCTCTAGATTGCCAATGCGGGACAATGTCTGTGTGTTTGTTGAGCCTCGAAAAACCGTAACTGAGGCGTGTAAGCAGCACCATCTGGCCCCCTGAGAGTTCGTGTTCACGCCATCAGTTAGTTAGTTCATGTCGCGGCTGCGGACGGAACGCTTGGGGGAAGAAAAGCTTGGAAGTGGACGCTTAGAAATGCGAGCCAAGGGGCACGGCTTGAACGGAGATGCAAGCCGGCCGAGCCAGCCAACCTGGTTCTGGGATGGACGCTGGACAAAACTGGACCGTAACGGGTGGGACATTCCTCAGACGGCCAAAAGCTTGTGACAATggacgaggagagaggagacAGACGGATGGAAAGAcagggagagagagatgTCTCGTCCGTCTCGTCCGTCTCCAGCATGTCCGTGTTTCTGAACTGACGTCATGGGCCAGTCATATTGCGCTTGAACGCCTGCAGGTATCAGCACAGTGCTGGACCCAAGCGCGTCCTGGCCTCAAACGAGACACTGTGTGTGCTCAACGACATTTGCAAGTCCTCGCGTTTCGTTTCGTTTCTGGCCTCTCTTTGGCTGGGTGGGATCAAGTCCCCCTCCCACCAGTTCCGGAGCCATCTGTGAAATCTCCCCGAAATCTTCAGGGTGAGATGGGACACCATCCGAGATTAGTTGCTGCTCACGCTCTGatccccttcttcttgtagAGGTTGCTAAATGGATCTGGCGTCCGTCGCCGCTGTGAGGCGAGGCGACTCGACTCCCTCTCAAACGCGCGCGTACACGCGATCTTTGTCTGTGACCCGGGCGGGAAATGGCCAGATTGGGGTGACGCTGACGAGGATCCGATATGGTCCAGGGGGGATGAGTTAGCGCGCCGCCTCGATTTGTAACCTGCAAAGACTTGGACCAGTCAAGACCGAGCACCGCAGAGAAGGAGACGGGGAAGGATTCGAAGTTTTGCTGTCAAGCTGGCCACTAGCAAAGTGGTCATTTTACTTGGTGCAAGTGCTGAACTCCTGTCTCCTGTACCGCATCTCGGCGGTCCCCCGGACCGGAAGAGGAGACATGGGGTTGACAAGTCGGTCAAGAGGTCGTGTCGGAGAAAGGGGCTTGCAGCAATCAAGAGCTTCTAAATCTGCTGGGTTGTGAATGAATGCGTGAGGTTGTTTGTTTGTGCGGGCGTGCgtgagtgtgtgtgtggtaGAGTTCAGGGGGGTGTTGCAGCAACGTCGATCTTTCGACAGCGCCTCAACTCGGTGGATGCCGGCAAGGACCGTGAAAGGAAAGGAGGCATTGAAGGGTCGCCCGATTATTAAGAATCGTCAAGTGGTTGAGGCAGACAAAGAGGTCAGAACGAGATGTGGTGATGTGAGTTTGTGTGGAGAGAGGAAACGTGACATTTGATCCATCTCGCCTTCCAGAGCCGAAACCACGGACGGACAAGCAAGTGACGGAAGGAAGGATTCGAGACGAGGTCACGAGCTTTTAGAAAATTGCTGCAAATTGGAACGCGGAACACGAAGGGTTTCGATGCAGTCAACCGCGCTCGAGCTCGTTCTGAAAGGCCCTGAAACAATAGTTCCCTGAAAGCGGTCATTGCTGTCGTTGTcgctgatggtggtggtgatgattgcTGGCTGTGGTGAACAATCATCCATGATTTTGACAAGGCATGGCCTTCCTTGGACTCCTGCGTCATCGCGACGTGCGCCAGGCCAATTGGGCCGAGGGGGGTGGGAATGACGGTGTTGCTCCGGCTTCGAGACCCGCTTTTCTCTTGCATCCTGCTGGACACTGGCTCTGCAATTGCTCGAATTGGGGTGTGGAGCAAGCAAAGTGCTAGTGGCTCGTGTACCCGTACAGTGTCAATTTTGTGCATTGCTAGGTATTCCGACTTGTAGATAGCAAGGTGCTTGCTTTGTTTGAGCCAGTATCAAATTCGGTACGATTGCTGGTGACAATTAATTCAGAAGACGGATATAAATCAAACCCTATGTGAGCAATATCTCTCAAGGCCAGATACATGCCATAATTAGAATCGTCAAGTAATCACCGATGCGTGGGGTGTTTCCAGGACATGGCGATCGTCCCTATTTCCTCTGGCACTTCTGTCCCCGTCCGGGCTCCCCTCCTTGCAACAGATGACGCTGATTGGCTTCCCCGACATTCGCAGAGGGGAAAGAATCGGACGACTCAACCTGCAGCACAGTACGCACGGTACACTCCATCCAGTGGCCAGTGGGTTTTGTCAGCCGCCCTAGCGCGTCGCCCTCTCAGGCTCTTCCATTTTTTTCGCCCCCCCAGGTCCGGCCGCGCCCACCCCCAAGCAGGCCTTTCCAGGAGCCCagcgccgccgccttctttTTCTGCgccttcttttcctcgcTGCCCACAAACGTCATCTCTGACGTCTTTTCCCAACCTGATCCTTTCACAATCCTCGTCCATCGACGCAATCCCGCAAACAACGCCGCCCGCTTTGTCGTTCTTCGTTCGAGACGGGACGCTCCTCGCCAGGCACGAGCCGCAACTCCACTGCAGAAACGCTGTCGCAGTTGAACATCTATTTTCCCGTATCTACTCTTTTTTGCCCATCCCTAATATTCTTTCCCACCCGTTGCACGCCCAGACGTGCGCGCgcgcctcgcctcgcctaCCTATCTACGCATTGCACACTCCcacatctcctccttggacgACTTTGACGCCGAGTGTCGAGTACGCATATATCCATCTTCGACCAGATATTTGCCTTTCTAGCAAGCGCCGCCCTGGACTCAACAACTCGTCCCAACCGGCTTAAACAATCGAGAAGCTCCAAGAGGCTTATGCGTTGCGCTGTACGTGCGCTTTTGACTGTCCACGACAA is a window from the Fusarium keratoplasticum isolate Fu6.1 chromosome 5, whole genome shotgun sequence genome containing:
- a CDS encoding hypothetical protein (Related to hexamer-binding protein HEXBP), translated to MADWGQTDQGGSSQWNTGGQDEWDTGKQDTNNFGNDGGFDNGGFANGDGFDNGGFENGDGAENGHANDNDKCFGCGETGHRRAECPNPQEMACRYCKQPGHMVKDCPDKPPMVCENCGEEGHMRKNCENARKINRDHIADVSLEEALNKIKQAVAERDVDDAKEGVQEYIKATNGEATYRDVQTALIEKDIGLWLIASEKPLLQVFANMDLQGNIGKKYTVSYRFTEKADRPREVEGWPKDRDELLSRLDDAGEVVDKGIPLCSNCKELGHISKYCTQEKAERTDAPKISCYNCGGEGHRVRDCPEPRVDKFACKNCGQSGHKASDCEEPPNPANVECRKCNEVGHFAKDCPQGGGRACRNCGEEGHMAKECDKPRDMSSVTCRNCDKPGHYSRECPEPKDWSKVQCSNCQQMGHTKVRCKEPPADEMDGGNFGDADNDAGWASAGGQTSGDHKIADDGWTVAPAASTADASVW
- a CDS encoding GST C-terminal domain-containing protein, translated to MANPRVIVYHYSYSPYARRLIWYLALRGIPYSQCIQPPLMPRPDVSRLGISYRRIPILAVGRDVYLDTRLQMRKLEAMFPELPRLGATSPDQVAVERLLSSFTNDTGILATALQLLPQDLPLLKDPAYYRDRGDFLGSELNGSGMDAKKPEALVEVARAIGFLETTLLADGRDWILGTEKPSLADIEAIWPFHWITGLPGALPEDSFSPSVYPRVYAWIRRFQAAVSAAKKRVGAPVTLSGEEAASEIRAGSFCEPEKDVEAGDAVVLAQGLRKGVAVMVWPTDTGSSGRDEGTLTGIDADEVVYETRGVEGLVRVHAPRYRFRVERVKDARL